A window of the Lactuca sativa cultivar Salinas chromosome 7, Lsat_Salinas_v11, whole genome shotgun sequence genome harbors these coding sequences:
- the LOC111919074 gene encoding protein COFACTOR ASSEMBLY OF COMPLEX C SUBUNIT B CCB4, chloroplastic — MEAGNLLRAVPLNSHTPSGLLLRSSPQFSRVSANLQGGYKGPRPKRELIADWVSKNDDIVRSIPIYVGGTSLFGVLFNRTISGIAPVADASSSQSRADLLAIGLAVTNILAGLVWLSIRPKSISVVPPRGVECERIHSSIPDLVSSELKWAWESLSGVTCSKSVVIVYDGICVAQIGYASNENEGEAMVVDAHKLMQGSIYQGLMKSGSQSYLANLSLYPGKSELPFLPSNTQAVILQPLGDKGIAIIGGDTIRGFTTSDQAWISLIGEKLDATLSKHINTKKPLATSKQR, encoded by the exons ATGGAAGCGGGAAATCTCCTCCGTGCAGTCCCGTTAAATTCTCATACACCTTCCGGTCTCCTTCTCCGATCTAGTCCACAGTTCTCTAGGGTTTCGGCCAACTTACAG GGAGGTTATAAAGGACCAAGGCCAAAAAGAGAATTGATTGCTGATTGGGTATCAAAAAACGACGATATTGTCAGGAGTATTCCGATCTACGTAGGAGGGACCTCTCTGTTCGGTGTTCTGTTCAACAGGACAATTTCCGGCATAGCTCCGGTTGCTGATGCCAGCAG TTCACAATCCAGAGCCGATCTACTTGCAATTGGGTTAGCAGTAACTAATATTTTAGCAGGTCTTGTGTGGCTTTCAATTCGACCTAAATCCATATCTGTG GTGCCACCACGAGGTGTGGAGTGTGAAAGAATACATTCCAGCATTCCAGATCTTGTATCTTCTGAATTAAAATG GGCATGGGAATCATTGTCAGGAGTGACATGCAGCAAGTCTGTAGTGATTGTATATGATGGGATTTGTGTTGCACAAATTGGATATGCTTCTAATGAAAATGAAGGTGAAGCCATGGTTGTAGATGCTCATAAGTTGATGCAAGGATCAATCTATCAAGGCCTTATGAAATCTGGATCAC AAAGCTACTTGGCAAATTTATCTCTGTATCCTGGAAAATCTGAGCTCCCATTTCTCCCTTCAAACACACAG GCAGTGATCTTGCAACCACTTGGAGATAAAGGAATTGCAATAATTGGAGGTGACACTATTCGAGGCTTCACAACATCAGAC CAGGCATGGATCAGTTTAATAGGAGAGAAGCTGGATGCCACGCTTTCTAAGCATATCAACACCAAAAAACCTTTGGCTACTTCTAAACAAAGATAA
- the LOC111919073 gene encoding purple acid phosphatase 2 encodes MSVRWCPVIVSVLGLLVFESALFVDGGTTSSFVRKYEKTIDMPLDSDVFTEPPGYNAPQQVHITQGDHVGKAMIVSWVTMEEPGSDTVVYWSEDSSSQNTAEGIITTYTYYDYTSGFIHHCNLTDLEHDTKYYYEIGIEHASRTFWFTTPPPIGPDVPFTFGLIGDLGQSFDSNITLTHYEMNPTKGKTVLFVGDISYADNYPYHDNTRWDSWGRFAERSTAYQPWIWTAGNHELDFAPELGETEPFKPYTHRYQVPFEASESTSPFWYSIKIASAYIIVLSSYSAYGKYTPQHEWLEKELPKVDRSETPWLIVMTHTPLYNSYIYHYMEGESMRVIFEPWFVKYKVDVVFSGHVHAYERTERISNIGYDVVNSKCDPIKDDSAPIYITIGDGGNLEGLAINMTEPQPMYSAFREASYGHAILDIKNRTHAYHSWHRNQDGYAVTADSMWFYNRYWYNHDLHASS; translated from the exons ATGAGTGTCCGATGGTGCCCTGTTATTGTCTCTGTTCTTGGGCTATTGGTGTTCGAATCCGCTTTGTTTGTTGATGGAGGAACAACCAGTAGTTTTGTAAGAAAATATGAGAAAACTATCGATATGCCTCTTGACAGTGATGTGTTTACTGAGCCTCCTGGTTATAATGCGCCTCAACAG GTTCATATAACCCAAGGTGATCATGTGGGGAAGGCAATGATTGTATCTTGGGTGACAATGGAGGAACCAGGTTCAGATACAGTTGTTTATTGGAGTGAAGACAGCAGTAGTCAGAACACAGCTGAGGGCATTATTACCACCTACACATACTACGATTATACTTCTGGATTCATCCATCATTGCAATCTTACTGATTTGGAG CACGATACAAAATACTACTATGAAATTGGGATCGAACATGCATCAAGAACTTTCTGGTTCACAACTCCTCCCCCAATTGGACCAGATGTCCCTTTTACTTTTGGCCTTATTG GAGATCTTGGCCAAAGTTTTGATTCAAACATCACACTTACTCACTATGAAATGAATCCTACAAAAGGAAAAACCGTCTTATTCGTTGGAGACATTTCTTATGCTGATAACTATCCTTATCATGATAACACAAGATGGGATTCATGGGGAAGATTTGCTGAAAGAAGTACAGCATATCAACCATGGATATGGACTGCAGGAAATCATGAACTTGACTTTGCACCCGAACTT GGAGAGACTGAACCTTTTAAGCCTTATACTCACAGGTATCAAGTCCCCTTTGAAGCATCAGAAAGTACTTCCCCTTTTTGGTACTCAATCAAGATAGCTTCAGCATACATCATTGTTTTATCTTCATATTCAGCTTATG GTAAATACACTCCTCAACACGAATGGCTGGAAAAAGAATTGCCCAAAGTTGATAGAAGTGAAACCCCATGGTTGATTGTAATGACGCATACGCCCTTGTACAATAGCTATATCTATCATTATATGGAAGGTGAATCTATGAGAGTCATATTCGAGCCTTGGTTTGTAAAATACAAAGTTGATGTTGTGTTTTCTGGTCATGTCCATGCCTATGAACGCACA GAGAGAATATCAAACATTGGTTATGATGTTGTTAACTCGAAATGTGATCCTATAAAAGATGATTCTGCTCCTATATACATAACCATTGGGGATGGAGGAAATCTTGAGGGATTGGCTATCaa cATGACTGAGCCACAACCGATGTACTCTGCTTTTAGAGAAGCTAGTTATGGGCATGCTATTTTGGACATCAAGAATAGAACACATGCGTATCATAGTTGGCATAGGAATCAAGATGGATATGCTGTTACAGCTGATTCAATGTGGTTTTATAATAGATATTGGTATAATCATGACTTACATGCATCATCATGA